In one window of Thermodesulfobacteriota bacterium DNA:
- a CDS encoding lytic transglycosylase domain-containing protein: protein MEPRGDCLALKRRSGGYSSFFFCLAVFLPFWLATSAAFERHTGSGPFDDAPSEGLYGHEGRLDADSAYWQGLISAMNPRLTDREAGEIVRALLRYSSRYGLEPGLVAAIIKVESSGNPFAVSSKGAQGLMQVMPFWKKELGVHGTLFDIDNNINAGCRILAENIRRWGFDEGIARYYRGNLPVSGENYIVKVKAALGRYS, encoded by the coding sequence ATGGAGCCAAGGGGAGATTGTTTGGCCTTGAAGAGGCGCTCAGGCGGCTATTCCTCTTTCTTCTTCTGCCTGGCCGTTTTTCTGCCGTTCTGGCTCGCGACGAGCGCGGCCTTTGAGCGGCACACCGGAAGCGGGCCGTTCGACGATGCGCCTTCAGAAGGGCTTTACGGCCACGAAGGGCGGCTCGATGCGGACAGCGCGTACTGGCAGGGGCTGATCTCGGCGATGAACCCGCGGCTCACCGATCGGGAAGCCGGCGAGATCGTGAGGGCGCTCCTTCGCTACAGCAGCCGGTACGGGCTTGAGCCCGGCCTCGTCGCCGCGATAATAAAAGTCGAATCCAGCGGCAACCCGTTTGCGGTGAGCAGCAAGGGGGCGCAGGGCCTCATGCAGGTTATGCCGTTCTGGAAAAAGGAGCTGGGAGTGCATGGCACGCTCTTCGACATAGACAATAACATAAACGCGGGGTGCCGGATACTTGCCGAGAACATACGGCGCTGGGGCTTCGACGAAGGCATAGCCAGGTATTACAGGGGCAACCTTCCGGTGAGCGGCGAGAACTACATCGTAAAGGTAAAGGCCGCGCTGGGCCGCTATAGCTGA